A portion of the Cryptomeria japonica chromosome 5, Sugi_1.0, whole genome shotgun sequence genome contains these proteins:
- the LOC131068014 gene encoding uncharacterized protein LOC131068014 — protein sequence MEYRKDFLDLVLVPLAFLLSILYHAFLWYRVKNHPLKTVIGINSIGRRLWVKGIMKGGSDKNGVLAVQTLRNSIMGSVLMATTSIILGCGLAGMISSTYTIKKPLKDAHFGSHGDFILAVKYLLILMFFIFTFIFHSLSICYQCEVGSLIATPVRKHELSSLISTDYVCEMLEKGFAFNIVGDRVFYGGFSLFLWVVGPLPVFLGSALLVPVLYFSDFASSSVIGNRNTDIETS from the exons ATGGAGTACAGAAAAGACTTCTTAGATCTTGTACTTGTGCCCTTGGCTTTTCTGCTATCCATCTTATACCATGCTTTCTTGTGGTATAGAGTTAAGAATCACCCTCTCAAGACTGTGATTGGTATCAACAGCATTGGAAGGAGGCTTTGGGTTAAAGGCATCATGAAG GGTGGTAGTGATAAAAATGGAGTTCTAGCAGTGCAGACACTGAGGAACAGCATAATGGGCTCCGTCCTGATGGCAACAACTTCAATTATATTGGGTTGTGGACTGGCTGGTATGATCAGCAGCACCTACACTATAAAAAAGCCTCTCAAAGACGCACACTTTGGCTCTCATGGCGACTTCATATTGGCAGTTAAATACTTGTTAATACTAATGTTTTTTATCTTCACTTTTATCTTCCATTCTCTGTCGATCTGCTACCAGTGTGAAGTTGGCTCTTTGATAGCGACTCCAGTAAGAAAACATGAATTGTCCAGCCTGATTAGTACAGATTATGTCTGTGAGATGTTGGAAAAAGGCTTCGCTTTCAATATAGTTGGTGACAGGGTCTTTTATGGTGGGTTTTCTTTGTTTCTCTGGGTTGTAGGGCCTCTGCCAGTTTTCCTAGGATCAGCACTGCTAGTGCCTGTTCTGTATTTTTCAGATTTCGCCTCTTCTTCTGTAATAGGTAATAGAAATACAGACATCGAAACAAGCTGA